Proteins co-encoded in one Arachis stenosperma cultivar V10309 chromosome 7, arast.V10309.gnm1.PFL2, whole genome shotgun sequence genomic window:
- the LOC130941491 gene encoding organ-specific protein P4, with protein sequence MDMKSVVFALFLVIYLLQDANMICARKELGEYWKNMMMEQPMPESIKELIEDRGGLVSSESDGGKNRFTRDFDIKPNVILYHTTTHHNHEPQFTMIEDQMVEQIKSTNDEKGLN encoded by the exons ATGGACATGAAGTCCGTAGTATTTGCTTTGTTCCTAGTCATTTATCTTCTCCAG GATGCTAACATGATATGTGCAAGAAAGGAGTTAGGTGAATATTGGAAAAACATGATGATGGAGCAACCTATGCCAGAATCAATTAAAGAGCTTATTGAGGATAGAGGAGGACTAGTCTCATCAGAATCAGATGGTGGGAAGAACCGTTTTACTAGAGACTTTGATATAAAGCCTAATGTCATATTATATCACACTACTACTCACCATAACCATGAACCTCAGTTTACGATGATAGAGGATCAAATGGTTGAACAAATAAAGTCAACAAACGATGAAAAAGGGTTGAATTGA